Proteins encoded by one window of Acipenser ruthenus chromosome 59, fAciRut3.2 maternal haplotype, whole genome shotgun sequence:
- the LOC131725018 gene encoding macrophage mannose receptor 1-like yields METVEANCVIFFSSEEVRCYHCRELGHQNKRCPKLKQSANPSTPAPHTSESSPPQGPQTENLLFLMQSAVMGERGLLILLLAGFCVPAYNQIRKHVFVKTVKSWSEAQRYCRENHTDLATVRSQEDAKQLLNITGASLWGSWIGLYRDDTQNWQWSNSDDVIYSNWRADLFCASVNSDGKWTDLPCHLQEAFMCYKETSNITERYTLIEELKTWTEAQQYCREHHTDLVSIKNASENEDLVKKAQGKPFWIGLFNEPWKWSHQGDSYTFHNWDNGQPDNRGGDQNCVLMSKSGGWIDYDCNDQNSFFCCEGGSSGQCFYGGTGKTWQEAQSYCRNQGRDLPSIQDQARFNEFIGLISSVSNWYWIGLYHDKENWQWSSGGDVIYSNWEPYLFCATVNSEGQWEDSLCSQGNYFMCYSETSNITERYTLIEELKTWTEAQQYCREHHTDLVSIKNASENEEIVKKAQGKPFWIGLFNEPWKWSHQGDNYTFHSWSKGEPDNRGGDENCVLMSKTGEWNDTGCNYQKSFFCCEGTSTPPEP; encoded by the exons ATGGAAACCGTGGAGGCCAACTGTGTGATTTTTttctcctcggaggaggtgcggtgctaccactgcagAGAGCTGGGGCACCAAAataagaggtgccccaagctgaAGCAGAGTGCAAACCCATCCACGCCGGCACCGCACACCTCTGAGTCATCTCCCCCTCAGGGCCCTCAaacag AAAATCTTCTCTTTCTAATGCAGTCTGCTGTGATGGGGGAGAGGGGGCTGctcatccttctgcttgcag gGTTTTGTGTGCCTGCGTACAACCAGATCAGAAAACACGTGTTTGTGAAAACTGTGAAGAGCTGGTCTGAAGCTCAGAGGTACTGTagggagaatcacacagacctggccactgtgcgcagccaggaaGATGCAAAGCAGCTCTTAAATATTACAGGAGCTTCTCTCTGGGGttcctggatcgggctgtatcgtgatgacacacagaactggcagtggtctaacagcgatgatgtcatctactccaactggagggcagacctcttctgtgcttcagtcaattcagacgGAAAGTGGACTGATTTACCCTGCCACCTTCAGGAAGCCTTCATGTGCTACAAAG agaccagcaacataactgagagatacaccctgattgaagaactgaaaacctggactgaagctcagcagtactgtagagaacaccacaccgacctcgtcagtataaagaacgccagtgaaaatgaagacctagtgaagaaagcgcagggcaagcccttctggataggcctgttcaatgagccctggaagtggtcacaccagggggatagctacacatttcacaactgggACAATGGGCAACCAGACAATAGGGGAGGCGATCAGAACTGTGTGTTGATGAGTAAGAGTGGAGGATGGATTGACTATGATTGCAACGATCAGAactccttcttctgctgtgagg gcggctcctctggtcagtgtttctATGGAGGAACTGGGAAGACATGGcaggaagctcagagctactgcagaaaccaaggcAGAGACCTGCCCAGCATTCAAGACCAGGCCAGGTTTAATGAGTTTATAGGTCTTATATCTTCAGTTAGTAACTGGTATtggatcgggctgtatcatgacaaagagaactggcagtggtccagtggTGGTGATGTCATCTACTCTAACTGGGAACCATACCTCTTCTGTGCTACAGTCAATTCAGAGGGACAGTGGGAGGATTCACTCTGCAGTCAGGGAAACTATTTCATGTGTTACAGCg agaccagcaacatcactgagagatacaccctgattgaagaactgaaaacttggactgaagctcagcagtactgtagagaacaccacaccgacctcgtcagtataaagaacgccagtgaaaatgaagaaatagtgaagaaagcgcagggcaagcccttctggataggcctgttcaatgagccctggaagtggtcacaccagggggataactacacatttcacagcTGGAGCAAAGGGGAACCAGACAATAGGGGAGGGGATGAGAACTGTGTGTTGATGAGTAAGACTGGTGAATGGAATGACACTGGCTGCAATTATCAGAAatccttcttctgctgtgagg